From Streptomyces sp. Edi4, one genomic window encodes:
- a CDS encoding amidohydrolase family protein: MALTAITNAQVFDGEKSLGARTVVLDGGRIARVGGEAPRGSEIVDGGGATLLPGLIDAHVHSAPGSLALALRFGVTTELEMQGMNTRENRGLITDDDSVADVRSAGFAITPPGGHPSELMPEGFRPKWELPPVMPLMPFSTTPEEAAAFVPQLLARGSDFIKFMIDDGSVEGHPGLPSLDQATVNAGVAEAKKYGALTVAHALTLEATEMAAEAGIDGLTHVFMDQPHTPEIISLIKDAGMFVIPCVTLNASMMGITAGELADDPRVAARLDSKWDQTLRSSYNRYPQGRLQDVYDTVRALDAAGVDVLAGTDVSMPETFFGGMAHGASLHHELRHLVAAGLTPARALRAATATTARRFRLGDRGRIAEGLRADLVLVDGDPTTDIGDTLNTRAVWRRGARLTA, translated from the coding sequence ATGGCACTCACCGCGATCACCAACGCGCAGGTCTTCGACGGGGAGAAGTCCCTCGGCGCAAGGACCGTGGTCCTCGACGGCGGAAGGATCGCCCGTGTCGGGGGCGAGGCTCCCCGGGGCAGCGAGATCGTCGACGGTGGCGGCGCCACCCTGCTGCCGGGGCTCATCGACGCGCATGTCCACTCCGCCCCGGGCTCCCTGGCGTTGGCCCTGCGCTTCGGTGTGACGACCGAACTGGAGATGCAGGGCATGAACACCCGGGAGAACCGGGGGCTCATCACCGACGACGACTCCGTGGCCGACGTGCGCTCCGCGGGCTTCGCCATCACGCCGCCCGGCGGCCACCCCAGCGAACTGATGCCCGAGGGGTTCCGGCCGAAGTGGGAGCTTCCCCCCGTGATGCCCCTGATGCCGTTCTCCACCACTCCCGAGGAGGCCGCCGCCTTCGTGCCTCAACTCCTCGCCCGAGGCTCCGACTTCATCAAGTTCATGATCGACGACGGCAGCGTGGAGGGGCACCCGGGACTGCCCTCGCTGGACCAGGCCACCGTGAACGCGGGTGTGGCGGAAGCCAAGAAGTACGGCGCCCTCACCGTGGCCCACGCGCTGACGCTGGAAGCCACCGAAATGGCCGCCGAAGCCGGTATCGACGGTCTCACCCATGTGTTCATGGACCAGCCACACACCCCCGAGATCATCAGCCTCATCAAGGACGCGGGCATGTTCGTCATTCCCTGCGTCACCCTCAACGCCTCGATGATGGGCATCACCGCCGGCGAACTGGCCGACGACCCGCGGGTCGCCGCACGCCTCGACAGCAAGTGGGACCAGACCCTGCGCTCCAGCTACAACCGCTACCCGCAGGGCAGACTCCAGGACGTGTACGACACCGTGCGCGCCCTGGACGCCGCCGGCGTGGACGTGCTGGCCGGCACCGACGTCTCCATGCCCGAGACGTTCTTCGGGGGTATGGCACACGGGGCGAGCCTGCACCACGAACTGCGCCACCTCGTCGCGGCCGGCCTCACCCCCGCGCGGGCCCTGCGCGCGGCCACGGCCACCACGGCCCGCCGCTTCCGCCTCGGCGACCGGGGCCGTATCGCGGAAGGACTCCGCGCCGACCTCGTGCTGGTCGACGGCGACCCGACCACCGACATCGGTGACACCCTCAACACCCGCGCCGTGTGGCGGCGCGGCGCCCGTCTGACGGCCTGA
- a CDS encoding MarR family winged helix-turn-helix transcriptional regulator produces the protein MSSASFSDQSPDDLALDQIGPALSRLRRRAPASGKDLSRNLVLNVIADAPDETTVGGLAAEMGVAQPVASRTVAALIQEGLLRRAASQLDGRRTVLELTEHGEAERGRFAAEQRAAFLEITAAWSPEERLLFARLLVRYGVDATAWSRSRAAARD, from the coding sequence ATGAGCAGCGCGTCCTTCTCCGATCAGAGCCCCGACGACCTGGCGCTTGACCAGATCGGCCCGGCGCTCTCCCGTCTGCGACGCCGCGCACCCGCTTCGGGCAAGGACCTGTCGCGCAACCTCGTACTCAATGTGATCGCCGACGCTCCGGACGAGACGACGGTCGGCGGACTCGCCGCCGAGATGGGTGTCGCTCAGCCCGTGGCCAGCAGGACCGTCGCCGCCCTCATCCAGGAGGGCCTGCTGCGCCGGGCGGCTTCCCAGCTCGACGGACGCCGCACCGTGCTGGAGCTCACCGAGCACGGCGAGGCCGAGCGCGGCCGCTTCGCCGCCGAACAGCGTGCGGCGTTCCTGGAGATCACCGCCGCCTGGTCGCCGGAGGAACGGCTCCTGTTCGCACGCCTCCTGGTCCGCTACGGCGTCGACGCCACCGCCTGGTCCAGGAGCCGGGCCGCGGCCCGCGACTGA
- a CDS encoding TetR/AcrR family transcriptional regulator, with protein MDDPKRAVRYRVLRVAAELLEERGSEAVSTRAVATAAGITAPALYRMFGDKDGLLDELAAHGFEMYLAEKHEVLAGSEDPVADLYRGWDLHVDFGLRHPAFYLLMYGTARPGRRPPAADEAHALLVSRLDRAAADGRLRVPVEEATHVVHAATTGAAMALIGEDPARRNLSASTRLRDIVIGSITTDAPVATGTDLATRALALDAALAGEGGAATALRATEKALLRDWLHRLAE; from the coding sequence ATACCGGGTCCTGCGAGTCGCGGCCGAGCTGTTGGAGGAGCGGGGCAGCGAGGCGGTTTCCACGCGGGCCGTGGCCACCGCGGCGGGAATCACGGCCCCGGCGCTGTACCGGATGTTCGGCGACAAGGACGGCCTGCTGGACGAGCTGGCCGCGCACGGCTTCGAGATGTACCTGGCCGAGAAGCACGAGGTGCTGGCCGGTTCCGAGGATCCGGTGGCCGATCTCTACCGGGGCTGGGACCTGCACGTCGACTTCGGCCTGCGACACCCCGCCTTCTACTTGCTCATGTACGGGACGGCCCGCCCCGGCCGCAGGCCCCCGGCGGCCGACGAGGCGCACGCCCTTCTGGTGAGCCGGCTGGACCGGGCCGCCGCCGACGGGCGCCTTCGGGTGCCGGTGGAAGAGGCGACCCATGTGGTCCACGCCGCGACGACCGGTGCCGCCATGGCGCTGATCGGTGAAGACCCGGCGCGGCGGAATCTGTCGGCCTCGACACGGCTGCGCGACATCGTCATCGGGTCCATCACCACCGATGCGCCGGTCGCCACCGGCACGGACCTGGCGACCCGCGCGCTCGCCCTCGACGCGGCGCTGGCGGGAGAGGGCGGCGCCGCGACCGCGCTGCGCGCCACGGAGAAGGCCCTCCTGCGTGACTGGTTGCACCGCCTCGCGGAGTAG